The segment TACGCCTCTTCGACGATGACCCAGCGCAGGCGCGCCCCCGGCTGATCCGTCTTCGAGCCCGCGACGGCGATGGAACCGACGAGCCGGCCGTCGAGGTGGGCCGTCAACAGGAGGTCGCGGCCGGCCTGGTAGTGCGCGAGGAACTCGCGCAGTTCCTGCGCCATCATTCCCTCGAACTCGGCGCCCGAGCCCCAGGCCTTGGCGTAGTAGATGCCGTGCAGCTCGGCGATCCGGCCCAGGAGGCCCGGCCGGTAACCCTCGACGTACTCGGTTCCCACGTACGCATTACTCGTGTGCTCGGTGCTCATGTGCTCATCTCCCATGGGGGTCATAGGTCCTCGTAGGGCGTGCCCTCGTCCCAGAGCCGCTCGAAGGCGAGGTTCAGCAGGGCGACGGCGCCCCGGTGGCGCAGGGCGACGGCAGTGAAGCTGGGCGGACCGCCCACCGGGTCCTGCATCGAGAGCAGCGCGACCTCGTCGTCGAAGACCTGCATCTTCACCGGCAGGGTGTGGACGACCCGGATCCGCTGCCCCTTCTTGCTCAGCGTGCCCATCCACTCGCGCAGCTCCGGATCGTCCAGTGCCTCCCGCTCATAGAGCGCGCGGTAGTGCACGCCTCGCTCGAGCGGGACCTGCAGGAAGCGGCGGTTCTGCTCCGAGGACAGGATGAGGGGGCGCTTGATGAGCGAGTGGACGTGGTGCTTCGCCGCGCTCGCGAGGGCGATGGCCTGCGCGGCGATGCGCGCGGGGTCGGCCAGGGCCTCGACATATTGCAGCGGATCGTTCTCTCCCTTCCCCGACTGGAAGAGGGGGCCGAGTTGCGCCGCCAGCGCCAGGGCCACCGCGGCCGTCCGCTCGCGCTCGCGCTCGAGCTCCATGGCTCGCTTCGCGCTGAGCGCGGGCAGGGCCGTCGTCGGATCCGTGGGGAAGAACGTGCGCGGGGTGGTGTCACGCGCGACGCACAGGCCCTTGGCCTCCAGTGAGCGGAGCACGTCGTAGATGCGCTGCCGCGGCACCTTCGCCCGCTCGGCGAGTTCCGTGGAGCCCTGGCCGCTCCGGGAGAGCAACGCGAGGTAGACGCCACTCTCGTAGGCGTTGAGCCCGAGGCTCGCCAGGTCCGTGCTCGAAGCCTCCACCTCTGTCCCTGTCTTCACCGCTGTCGCTCCCGGACGTTGTCGCTGACCTTCCCAGCGCAGCACCACTGCCCAGTGGTGTCACCATGAATAACACCACTGGGCAGTGGTGTCAAAGTGGGCAACACGAGCACCCCCGACCCGCGCCCAGGCAGGGGGTCTGCTCTCGCGTGAGTGGCGACAATGTCCGAGGGGTGCGCGGCTCGGCCCACGAGGCCGAGCCGCGTGACTCCCACCCGCTCCTAGAACTTCACCTGGAGGCTCTTCAGGTTGTGGGACAGGGGCGCCCCCGACTGCCAGTCCGGCTTCTCGTAGGCGGGCCGGATGTTCGGGAAGCGGCGCAGCAGGATGCGGAAGCACTCATCCGCCTCCATGCGCGCCAGCGCCGCGCCCAGGCAGTAGAAGGACCCCATGCCGAAGCCCAGGTGCCGGTTGGGCTTGCGGGTGATGTCGAAGCGATCCGGATCCGGGAACACCTCCGGGTCGCGGTTGCCCGCCCCCAGGGCCAGGTAGAAGGTCTTGCCCGCCGGGAAGGAGTGGCCACACACCTCCACCGGCTCGGTGCTCACCCGGGAGATGATGCTCGCGGGACCATCGCAGCGCATCATCTCCTCCACCGCCGTGGGCATCAGCTCCGGCCGCGCCTTGAGGAGCTCGAACTGGTCGGGGTGCTCGAAGAGCATCACCAGGCCGTTGGCGATGAGGTTGGCCGTCGTCTCGTGCCCGGCGAAGAGCAGGAGCACGCAGTTGGACACGATCTCCTCCTCGCTCAGGGAGCCCTCCTTCGACGCGGCCAGCAGCACGCTGATGAGATCCTCGCGGGGCTCGCGGCGGCGCTCCTCGAGCAGGGGGCGCAGGTAGTCCTGCATCTCCAGGACGCTGCGCTGGGAGCGGCGCAGCTGGTGGATGTCCGAGCGCCCGAAGAGGGCGGTGATGTCACGCGACCAGGCCTGCAGCTTCTCCCGGTCGCGCGTGGGCATGCCCAACATCTCGGCGATGACGTTGGCGGGCAGCGGATAGGCCAGCGCCTCCACCACGTCCGTCCCCCCGTGGGGCTCGGCCGCGTCGAGCAGCTCCTCGGTGATTTGCCGCACGCGAGGGCGAAGCGCATCCACGGTGCCGGGCGTGAAGTAGCGCTTGAGCAGGAGCTGGAAGCGCAGGTGATCCTGCTCGTTGGTGTGGCCCATCCACAACTGGATGGACTGGCGCACCGGGAGCAGTTCCTGCTGCTGCTCCGGCGTCAGCAGATCCATCCAGTTCGCCATGTTGGAGGAAGCCAGGCGCCGGTCCTTCAACGCCGCGAGGATGTCCGCGTAGCGCGTGAGCACATAGGCGTTGAGCTGGGGGCTCCAGACCAGCGGGTTCTCGGCGCGAATCCGATGCAGCGTGGGCATCGGGTTCGTCATCATCTCCGGCGTGAACAGATCGTAGGACGGAAGCGAAGAAGTGGCGGTCGTCGTCATGGCGGAAGTCTCCATCCAGGGGCGGCTCGGGTAAAGCGAGAAAAAGAGGAAATTTTTCCATCCGGTCAAACTTCCTTGACCGTTCGGATAATTCCCTCTCCTCCGCACGGGTCTCCCGGCGAACTGTTCACCCGAGACCTCCGCATCACCCCCGAGCGCGAAAGACATCTCTCCGCATGACTGGCAAACCTTCACGCGGTGGTTCCTCGAAAGGAAGGACACATGCGCAAGCTGATGGTGGTGGCGGTGGCCGTGCTCGGAGTGGCGGTGGGCTACCCAACGGCGGAGGCGAAGAATGCGCCGCAGCAGGGATCGGGCGCGGCCCAGACGCAGCAGGGCCCGACGGACGCGGAGATCGACGAAGCCCACCGGATGAACAAGGAGTACGACGCCGCCAAGGCGGCGGGCAAGTCCGGCGCCAAGACGCAGGAGGTGATCGGGAAGGTCGAATCCGTGTCGGGTGACAGCCTCACCATCCGCATCCCCAGCAAGCTCAATCGCAAGATGGACCGCCTCAAGGCGGACGCCCAGTCCAAGATCGTCAAGGATGCCCGGCCCGCGACCATCGGCGAGCTGAAGGAAGGCGACGAGGTACGCGCCACCTATCAGATCGTCGGCAACGAGCGGCGGCTCGTCAGCGTGGATGCCACCTCGGCGAAGAAGACTCCGGCTCCCGAGAAGAAGGCCCCGTAACCGCTCGCGGGCTCACGCGAAGCGGGCCAGGGCGAAGCGTGACAACTCCCAGGGGACCCGCTGGTCCGTGGCCATCCAGGCCGCGATCCGGCCGAGCAGCACGGTGAACTTGAAGCCGTGCCCGCTCAATCCGCCCACCACCGTCACTCGGGGCTCGCCGGGCAGCCTGTCCACCACGAAGTCGTGGTCCGGCGTCATCGTGTAGAGGCACACCTTCTCGAACGCCACGCGCGGTGACAGCCCGGGCAGGTGCTCCGCGCAGGCCCGGCGTAGGGGCTCGCGGTCCGACTCGTGGATCTCCCGGTCCACCCGGTGGGGCTCGGTGGGCGGACCCGGCTCGTGCAGCGCCACCTTCACGCCGGGCAGGTGTTCGTCGTGAGGGAAGCCGTAGAAGTTCGTGCCGAAGTCGATCCACACCGGGAAGCGCTCCGCGCTGAACCGCGCGAGCGGCTCCGTCGGCTCGAAGTGGCAGTACACCTGCCGCGTCACCATGAACGGCAGCGACACCGCCCTCGCCAGCAGGGGGGCCGTCCAGGGTCCCGCGCAGACCACCACCCGGTCGAACTCGAGCACCTCGCCCCCCGCGAGCACGAGGGCGACGCTCTCCGTCCGGGACTCGAGGGTCTCCACATGCACGCCCGCGCGCACCTGAGCCCCGTGCGCCGACGCGAGGCGGAGCTGCGCGCGCACGCACACGGAGGCCCGGAGGAAGCCCGCCTCGGGCTCGAACACCCCCGCCTCCCCTTCCCGCAGCCGGAAGCCGGGGAACTTCCGCGCGCACGCGGCGGGGTCCAGTTCCTCGAAGGAAACCTGGTTGTCCGCGAGCGCCCGGCGGATGGCGGTCAGGTCCGGGTGCGCCTCCGGGGCGAAGAACAGGCCACCCGTGCGCGCGAAGAGCTTCTCTCCCGCCTCGCGCTCCAGCTCCGCCCAGAGCGGGTAGGCTTCGCGCATCAGCGCCGTGTAGAAACCATCCGGGTACGTCTTGCGGATGATGCGCGAGGAGCCATACGAGCTGCCCTGATCATGGTCGGGCGTGAATTGCTCCACGACGGTGACGGCGTGTCCCTCGCGAGCGAGGAACCGTGCCACCGCACTGCCCACTCCGCCCGCTCCCAGTACGGCGATCCGTGCCATACCGGGCATCCTGCCCTAGCCGCGGCCTCGCCGGGAGGGGCTGATGGAGCACGTGCCCGCTTGGGCGAGGTGTGACGTTCGCGCGGGTGGAACGGACTTCAGGCGCCGTGAAGTTCCAGTGCTCGCGCCGTGGCCT is part of the Cystobacter ferrugineus genome and harbors:
- a CDS encoding GNAT family N-acetyltransferase; translation: MSTEHTSNAYVGTEYVEGYRPGLLGRIAELHGIYYAKAWGSGAEFEGMMAQELREFLAHYQAGRDLLLTAHLDGRLVGSIAVAGSKTDQPGARLRWVIVEEAYHGRGIGKELMRRALEFCRTAGFSRVYLWTVEGLPQSLGLYLSAGFRIVDRFPDDHYSVPLVNLLLERDLP
- a CDS encoding TrmB family transcriptional regulator; protein product: MKTGTEVEASSTDLASLGLNAYESGVYLALLSRSGQGSTELAERAKVPRQRIYDVLRSLEAKGLCVARDTTPRTFFPTDPTTALPALSAKRAMELERERERTAAVALALAAQLGPLFQSGKGENDPLQYVEALADPARIAAQAIALASAAKHHVHSLIKRPLILSSEQNRRFLQVPLERGVHYRALYEREALDDPELREWMGTLSKKGQRIRVVHTLPVKMQVFDDEVALLSMQDPVGGPPSFTAVALRHRGAVALLNLAFERLWDEGTPYEDL
- a CDS encoding cytochrome P450; this translates as MTTTATSSLPSYDLFTPEMMTNPMPTLHRIRAENPLVWSPQLNAYVLTRYADILAALKDRRLASSNMANWMDLLTPEQQQELLPVRQSIQLWMGHTNEQDHLRFQLLLKRYFTPGTVDALRPRVRQITEELLDAAEPHGGTDVVEALAYPLPANVIAEMLGMPTRDREKLQAWSRDITALFGRSDIHQLRRSQRSVLEMQDYLRPLLEERRREPREDLISVLLAASKEGSLSEEEIVSNCVLLLFAGHETTANLIANGLVMLFEHPDQFELLKARPELMPTAVEEMMRCDGPASIISRVSTEPVEVCGHSFPAGKTFYLALGAGNRDPEVFPDPDRFDITRKPNRHLGFGMGSFYCLGAALARMEADECFRILLRRFPNIRPAYEKPDWQSGAPLSHNLKSLQVKF
- the solA gene encoding N-methyl-L-tryptophan oxidase; the protein is MARIAVLGAGGVGSAVARFLAREGHAVTVVEQFTPDHDQGSSYGSSRIIRKTYPDGFYTALMREAYPLWAELEREAGEKLFARTGGLFFAPEAHPDLTAIRRALADNQVSFEELDPAACARKFPGFRLREGEAGVFEPEAGFLRASVCVRAQLRLASAHGAQVRAGVHVETLESRTESVALVLAGGEVLEFDRVVVCAGPWTAPLLARAVSLPFMVTRQVYCHFEPTEPLARFSAERFPVWIDFGTNFYGFPHDEHLPGVKVALHEPGPPTEPHRVDREIHESDREPLRRACAEHLPGLSPRVAFEKVCLYTMTPDHDFVVDRLPGEPRVTVVGGLSGHGFKFTVLLGRIAAWMATDQRVPWELSRFALARFA